Proteins encoded together in one Cicer arietinum cultivar CDC Frontier isolate Library 1 chromosome 4, Cicar.CDCFrontier_v2.0, whole genome shotgun sequence window:
- the LOC101514021 gene encoding reticulon-like protein B14: MPTRSNEFLQSSTPALFGRQRTLHAILGGGKLADILLWKDKRTSAAVVAGVSTVWFLFEVVEYNLVTMLCHILIALMLILFIWYNAAGLITWKVPDIYDLEISESNLRFFHTKFNLFLRKFYDISTGKDLKLFFVTIACLWIMSTIGNFFSTVNLLYTIFMCVVTLPIMYQRYEYEVDYLASKGNQDVKRLFNTLDSKFLNRIPRGPVKEKKYR, from the exons ATGCCAACCCGTTCCAATGAATTTTTGCAATCATCTACCCCTGCTTTATTTGGTCGTCAAAGAACACTTCACGCTATCCTTGGTGGAGGAAAAC TTGCTGATATCTTGCTATGGAAAGACAAGAGAACATCTGCAGCAGTAGTAGCTGGAGTTTCAACGGTTTGGTTTCTGTTTGAAGTGGTTGAGTATAATCTTGTTACTATGTTATGCCACATCCTCATAGCCCTTATGCTCATTCTCTTTATTTGGTATAATGCAGCTGGACTTATCACTTG GAAAGTTCCTGATATTTATGATCTTGAAATCTCAGAATCCAACCTTAGATTCTTTCATACAAAATTCAACCTGTTCTTAAGGAAATTTTATGACATTTCAACTGGGAAAGACCTCAAACTCTTCTTTGTG ACTATAGCTTGTCTATGGATCATGTCTACAATTGGAAATTTCTTCAGCACTGTCAATCTACTATATACCA TATTTATGTGCGTGGTGACACTTCCAATTATGTATCAACGATATGAATATGAGGTGGATTATCTAGCAAGTAAAGGAAACCAAGACGTGAAGAGATTGTTCAATACATTGGATTCCAAATTTCTCAATAGGATTCCAAGGGGACCTGTGAAAGAAAAGAAGTATAGAtga
- the LOC101514353 gene encoding uncharacterized protein → MAVSLTIIVLIISLHLLAFVFAIGAEKRRSEAKVVPDEYDDRTFCVYTTDASTVYGLSAFALLFLSHAALNAVTRCLCCGKGLVSGCSTTFSVLFFVLSWISFLGAEACLLAGSARNAYHTKYRGYFVKHDLSCATLRKGVFAAGAALTLFSMLASILYYWAHSKADTGFWEKHQNEGIGLATHNHGPESEKP, encoded by the exons ATGGCTGTTTCTTTAACAATTATAGTACTCATAATCTCTCTGCATCTCTTAGCCTTTGTCTTCGCTATTGGAGCTGAAAAACGTCGTAGCGAG GCTAAAGTTGTTCCCGATGAGTACGACGATCGAACTTTCTGTGTTTATACCACTGACGCTTCCACCGTTTACGGTCTTTCCGCCTTCGCTCTCTTGTTTCTCAGCCACGCCGCCCTTAACGCCGTCACCAGATGCCTCTGCTGTGGTAAAGGTCTTGTCTCTGGTTGCTCCACCACTTTCTCCGTCCTCTTCTTCGTTCTCTCATG GATTAGTTTTTTGGGAGCTGAGGCATGCTTGTTAGCAGGGTCTGCGAGGAATGCATATCACACAAAATACAGAGGGTATTTTGTGAAGCATGACTTATCTTGTGCCACACTTCGTAAGGGTGTGTTTGCTGCTGGGGCTGCCTTGACCTTGTTCTCTATGTTGGCTTCTATTTTGTATTATTGGGCACACTCCAAGGCTGACACTGGTTTCTGGGAGAAGCACCAAAATGAAGGTATTGGATTGGCCACACACAATCATGGTCCGGAATCTGAAAAGCCCTGA
- the LOC140919972 gene encoding uncharacterized protein gives MAIAQDGDGHTIPIAYAIVEGETSDAIGIMSFAFDIYHKTSCGPSQDAVKWLDDIPKEQWLQAYDEGRRWGHMTTNRFECMNNVLKGTRNLPISSLVQATYYRVTAKFEERGTHAQAMMTPGLIYSNTIIQNLSKEREMSNSHEVVIHNQAHSIFTVKELVRPPNGRPVGTFKVDLDKRWCDCGEFQALHYPCSHVFAASSFIHRDYMMYVSSKYTLQCIFDVYKEEFPAIPLQSYWPEYNGIELCHNPAMRRDPKGRPQSTRIHTKMDQREKNTHTKKCGLCRNEGHSKNKCPYRTDAPNRN, from the exons ATGGCAATCGCTCAGGATGGTGATGGTCATACCATTCCTATAGCATACGCCATTGTTGAGGGTGAAACATCAGATG CAATTGGCATCATGTCTTTTGCGTTCGACATATATCACAAAACTTCATGTGGACCTAGTCAAGATGCAGTGAAATGGCTCGACGATATTCCAAAGGAGCAATGGCTACAAGCATATGATGAAGGTAGACGTTGGGGACACATGACAACTAACCGTTTTGAGTGCATGAACAATGTATTAAAGGGGACACGCAATCTTCCAATCAGTTCTTTAGTGCAAGCAACATACTATAGAGTGActgcaaaatttgaagaaagagGGACACATGCCCAAGCAATGATGACACCAGGTTTGATTTACTCAAATAcaattattcaaaatcttagCAAGGAACGAGAAATGTCAAATTCCCATGAAGTTGTTATTCACAATCAAGCCCATAGTATATTTACAGTTAAGGAGTTGGTTCGTCCACCAAACGGTCGTCCTGTAGGGACATTCAAGGTAGACCTCGACAAAAGATGGTGCGATTGTGGTGAATTTCAAGCATTACACTATCCATGTTCACATGTCTTTGCCGCTAGTTCATTTATTCACCGTGACTACATGATGTATGTGTCTTCTAAGTATACATTGCAATGTATCTTTGACGTTTACAAAGAAGAGTTCCCAGCAATTCCTCTTCAATCATATTGGCCAGAATACAATGGAATAGAGTTGTGCCATAATCCAGCCATGAGAAGAGATCCAAAAGGTCGTCCACAGTCTACTCGTATTCATACTAAAATGGATCAACGAGAGAAAAACACACACACCAAGAAATGTGGTTTGTGTCGGAACGAAGGACATAGCAAGAATAAATGCCCTTATCGTACCGATGCTCCTAATagaaattag